The sequence below is a genomic window from Candidatus Dependentiae bacterium.
TGCGTGATAAACGTTCATTGATTCAAACGATCGGGCGTGCTGCACGTAATACTGAATCCAAGGTTATTATGTATGCTGATACGATAACAAAATCAATGAAGGCAGCAATTGATGAAACGCAACGCCGGCGTGCAATGCAGCAAGACTACAATACAAAGAATGGAATTATACCTAAAACGGTCAAGCGTGATGTTATTAAAAGTATTATATCGATTCAGCAAGCTATTGCTGATGCAAGTAAGGGTAAAAAAAGGCACAAACAACAAGAAAACATCGATCAATTTGATGCACAAACACGAATGAAAAAAATTATTGAACTAGAATCTCAAATGAAGCAGGCTGCACGTAATCTTGATTTTGAAAAAGCTATTGCACTTCGTGAGCAATGGAAACAGCTGCAACAATAAGCTATTTTGTGCTTAAATGTCCAAACTTTCCATATTAACACCAATATCAAATGCTGGGTTTAGTGCGCTATCAATTTGCTGGCTAGCTTGTTTTGCTTGTTCTTGTGTGGCATCTTTGTGCTGTTGAATCAATAAAAAGCAGGTGCGCTTCTTGTTTGTTTGTGGATTAACTAGTTCAAACGATTTGCCCGCAATTTGGGAGCCTGGCAATAATTTTTGTGCCTGAGAAGCAGTGAGTGTTGTTTTTTCTGGTGCGCATACTGCTTTTATAGCAAAACGTTTTTGTACTTGTGCATGTACAACACTAAATATGAAGCTTACGACTAACAGTGCAATATATTTTTTATCCATAGTTTTTTCCTTATTATTGCTTATATGATGATTATACGTTTATAACACGTACTATTTTCTTTTTTCTTCTTGTGGCGCTATTTTCTTTTCATCTAGGTAGTGAAGCAATAACGAACCTGAGGCCATCTGTGCATCTACTTTTTCAATAAATCCTGGCAGTATATGACAAATTTCTTTTTGTTCGTTCTCGTATTGTACGGCAAATTTTTTTTGAAAGTTTTTAGGCTTATAATCAGATATTTTGATATTCTCATCTTTTGAGCATATTACATTTACATCAAGAATAGTTGCGAATTTTTTGAGATCTGTAGGTGCTATAACTGCTTTTTTATCTGTTGGATCCTGCTTTTTTTGCTGAGCTTTATTTATAAAGATGCTTAAAATCGCAAATCCCGTCAAAAGCGCTATTGTAAGCTGTTTTTTGTTCATTTTTTCCCTTTTTTCACTTTATTTCTCCCTATATAATTATTACAAATAGAATTGTTATTGCGCAAGAATTTATACTTTATATTTACCGAATAAAAAAATATCAGGGGGTTGTTTTGTATGATCTAAAGGTGTTTTTAAGGTGTTAATTACGGAAAATAATTATTGTATAGCACAATATAGCTCGATTCAATGCGAATTTTCTTCAAAGATGCTTTTTATAGGTGTTTTTGGGTGCCTTTTTTTGCCTATCTATTTTTGACAAATAGAAATATTAATGATATCATAAATATAAGGTTGGAGAAAAGGTGCAGGTACAATGGAGGTGGATATGAAAAAGTCATTTATATATAAAATATTTGCTTTTTTACTTGTGGTTAACTTAACAGCTTTTGGTGCTAAAAAAGATGAATCAAAAGTAGAGCAAGAAGTATCTTTCTTTCAAAAAGCTAAAAATATCATAACTAACAAAAAAGTATTGATGTGTGGTGCTGCAGCAGCTGCTGGTGGCGTAGCTTATTTCTTGTGTCCAGAATCAGTTAAAAATTTCTTTAATCCAAATCACTTATATAAACATGGATCTCTGACAAAAGAGATCACTGTTGATTTGGTTGGTGATAGTCTTGAGAGTGCTATAGGCAAAACACTGAAAGAAACAGTGCCTTCGTTTGCTCAAAATGTTATTAATATTGATAATATCGCTGCTAGTACAACACAAAAAATTGTTGGTTCATTTAGCTTTGATATTGCTCTGCCAGTAGCTCCACTTAATTATCTTCGTAAAACACTTTTTAGTGGAGTAATCAACTCAAAAACAGTACAATTTGGTATTTCAGTGCTTGCTGGTGGTGTGGCGGCGTATGGTGTTAATAAAGTTAAAAATGTAGTACAGAGTATTGCAGATCTTCCAGAAAAATGTACTCGTGAAAATATTAAAAAAGCTTGTTGGGTAGGTATCCCTGCAGTGATTGCAGGTGGTGTTATTGGCTGTATTGTGTTTAAAAAATACCCAGAGTTTTTAAAAGATTTTTGTAATCCAAATCACGTAATTGATGATATTAAAACAGAAGCGGTTTTTAAGTTTACAAAAAGAAGCTTAGAAGAGTTTATTTTTACAAATTTGAAGCAAAACGTGCCAAAATCTGTTGCATGTATGATGGAAAAATATTCAAAAGCTACTCTTCAAGAGATTGCTTCAAAAACAGCAGAAAAAGTGTCGCAGTTGGGTGTTGATGTTGCTGTTAAGGTACCAATGAAAGCAGTTAATACAGCTCGTCAGTCACTATTTGGTGGATGTGTAAATGGTAAAAATATACGTATGGCAACATCGCTTGTAGTAGGTGCTGCAATTACATGTGGTGTAAGTATGCTTGCAAGCAGTTGTTATGACGTTGTTACAAGTAATAGCAAAAAAGTAAAAAAAGCGCTTATGTATAGTGCTCCTCTTGCGGTGGCTGCGATTGCTGGATATGGCTTGTATAACTACTTTCCTCTCGGTATAACAGCTGCTATGAACACTAATGTTGCTAACATTGCTACAGGATGTACAATTCCTGCTAATTGGATTTCTGATCGTTTGGCTGGTAGCAGAGGTATCGAATGTGCTATAAATGTTTCTTCAGCACCAATTAATGCATTGCGTGAAATGGTGTGTAGTCCAGATAAGGTACGAATGGCAACAGCTTTGGTTGGTGGTAGTCTTGCTGGTTATGCAACGACATATCTTAAAAAGCCTGCTGAAAGATTATTTGGTTATTTCTCTGGAAACAAAACTGAGGGTCAGAAGTAAATCAAAAATCTGTATAAAAGTATATCTTTTTAACATATAAATTGCCTTTATGGCTGCATATTCAAGCATTAAAGTGTTGAATATGCAGCCTATTTTTTTTATGCTTAATATACAGAAGGATCTCTATGCTATGTATCGTTAGAAATACTGTATTAAGGGGGCCGATAGTATTATGAAGCAAGCAGTTTTTATCGCTATATGCATCTTTATGTTTTCTATTCAAATACCCGTAAGTGCAATGAGGCGCAGATCTTCGGGGCTGATACCTTTAGTACGGTCGAAATTTGTTAGCGCTGCAACACCACGTTATATGCAATATTATAAGTCTTTTGGACAAAATATTTTTAAAAGAGCGAATTCAATGGTAGTAAGGCCACGGACTAGCTGGTGGCATTGGATTAAAAGTAAATGGGATGTAGCAAGACCTAGGAAAAAAACTATGATAGGTACTGCTGGTATAGTGGCAGGGGGGGGGGTAGGATGGCTTGGATTACCAATACCTCGTGTCAGTGGAGAAGAAGGTTTTTTTAATTTAATGGGTACAGAGCGCGATGGCATAGAGTATTTAAAACAAGACATAAGCAAAGCTTCACCTGAAAAAATTGATGAGTACTGGAAGTTTGCACTAAGTGATTTTGGTCGACTACTTAAACAAACATTTGGTTTGGAAATACTTTTATATCTTATTGAAGTAGCGCCAGATAGAGTACCAACAAAGGTACTAAATCAAGCAGTTTCTGACAATATTGACCAGTTTTTTTTGGCACAAAAAAGCCCTGAATTGATAAAAAAATTACTTACCAATTATCCAGATGAGGATCAAAAGTTATTTGGTGCTGTTTTTATATATGCTCAAGAACGCTCATATATATATAAAAATGAAGGTGGTCTTGACTGGTGGAGTTCAGCAAAGCCAGAAGAAATAGCAGAGAAATTATCCAGCCGCACAAAGACAAGAAATATTATACATGTCATGAATGATATTTTTGCCACTTTTTCTGAGAAGGAAAGTAAGGTTGTTGACTATGTTGTTGAATACGTTAAAAACGAAAATGCATTTGATATGTTGCTTGAGTTTGAAGAGGGGATTGAACTGCTGCACGATGTGTTTAAATGGAGCACAGAGAAGAACAAGAAAGATATTAACGAGAAATTTAATGATTTAGTTGTAAGAAAAAGTTTGTCTATTATTAACTCTAATAAAATAGTACCAGCACGAGTATTACTCCAATCTGAAGTGGGCATTGATTTTTTGCTTGATTTGATGGGAAATGATGATGTTCTTAATATTGTAGATTTATTTTTTACAAGTGATTACTATACGTATCAAGAGCCAACTCATTTGAAATTTATTGATAATATGTTGAGCAATAAAAAACGAATGGCTGAAGGTAGATATAAAAACCTTGTTACGTTTCTAGTCAAAGGTATCGGACAACATATAGAAAGGCTTCCTAGTAGTGCTGCACCATATCTTGAGCGTATTTTGAGGCACGAAGTTCCTAAAGGGGGACGAATAATAAGTTTATTTAGAGAACAAAGCCCAGTAGAGTATATTGTGAATTCTATTCCTGAAACTATTATTGTTAAAACAGGGCAAGGAGAAGTAGAAGTGAGGCCACTATTTGATTTAGTACGAGCAATCAGGAATCAGAGGTTTCATCAAGCAATAGAAACGAAAGAATCACAAGAAGAGCTTAATGAGCAGCTACTAGAACCTGTAGAACTTGACGTTGCTGGTATGGATCCAGAGATAAAGCGGGTATTTTTGAGAGCGCCCGCACATGTACAGGATCTTATTTTAAGTAGACTGAGCCCTTCTGAAAAGAAATACCCAGATCCAGGTGTTCCTCCACATTAATATGTGGTACCCTGTTTATTTGTGTGTCGCTAACCTTTATTTTAAGCGCATAGATGAGCGAGGATAGTATGTCATTTCATGAAAGATTGTTTTTTACGTTTATTGTTGCGGTTTTTTTTTCTGCTGGTATGTATTGCCTACAATTTGACCATCACCAGCCAGTTTTACAAGAAAAATCAATTATTATTGAGGTCAAAATGCTGAAAGATTTGATACGATTATTTCCCACATCACCACAAGAAATTAAAGATTGGGTTGTTCAATCAAAAGAAGAAATACATGCTATTATAGATAAGATTATTACTATTCCTGACGATAAACGTACTTTCCAGAATACAGTTAAAGCATTAGATGATATTGATTTGACCGGAAGTAATATTGTTGGTAGCGCAGTGCAAATTTTAGAAATGGTAAGCCCGGATAAAGAAATTCGAGATGCGGCACATGATGCAGTTATTGAACTGCAAGCGTTTTTAGTGGAGCACTTGAGCAATAACAAAGTGTTATACAATGCATTTAAATCATATGCAGATGGCAATGCAAAAAATGAGCAGCTTACACGAGAGCATCGATATTTTCTTGATGAAGCATTAAGAGATTGGAAGCGAGCAGGGCTTGAGCTTCCTGACAAACAGTTAGCTGAAGTTAAAGAATTGAGAAAAGAACTTGCGAAGCTTGCCTCAGAATTTGATAGAAATATTGCAGAAGATACACCAATTATTACAGCAAAAAAAGATGAATTGGCTGGTTTGAATGATGCCTTTTTTGCTGGTATTGAACAAAGTGAAGACGGTGCATATATTTTACCGCTTAACTATCCTGTATATTTTGCTATTGTAGATGAATGTACTGTTGCCGATACACGCAAACGTGCGTACAAAGCGTTTGTTAATCGAGCGTATCCAAAAAATAAAGATATATTGCAATGTATTATCGCAAGGCGTTTTGAACTTGCACACAAGCTTGGTTTTAGCAGTTATGCAGAGCTTGATTTGGCAAGTCAGATGGTTGGTAGCCCACAACGAGCACAACAATTTATGGACGAATTGTTAGAGAAAGTGCAAATAAAAGGGCGCAAAGAACTAGCAACGATATTGAGTGATTTACCAGAATCAGTTATACCAACACAAGACGGGCGCTTGAATCCGTGGGATACACGTTTTGCGACAAAACAATATAAGAAAAAACATTTTAATATTGATGAGCAAGAAATTGCTCAATATTTTCCTATGGAAAAAACCATAGAGGGATTGTTTGAGGTATACAAAAAGTTTTTTAGTATTGACTTCAAACAAATTACTATTTCTGGTTTATGGCATTCTGATGTAAAAGGGGTGGAAGTATTAGATAAGCAGGGTAATACGCTGGGTTATTTATTACTTGATTTGTATCCACGACCATTCAAGTTTTCTCATGCGTGCCATGCAGGTATTATACCTTCTACATATATAGATGGTAAACCAAATATTCCTGCTGGTTTGGTAATTGCAAATTTTAGTAAGCCAACTGAAGATAAACCTGCATTGCTTAAAAAAGATCAGGTAAGTACGTTTTTTCATGAATTTGGACATGCGCTTCATGCATTATTGGGTAGGACAACACTAGCCGGCCATGCTGGAACAAAAGTGAAAACTGATTTTGTTGAATTACCATCTCAAATTCTTGAAGAGTGGCTCCTTGATAAAGATATTTTAAAAATGGTCAGTAGCCATTATCAAACGGGTGAATCTTTGCCAGACGATTTGATAGATAGCATTATTGCAGTTAAGAATTTTTCTGTTGGCAATTGGGCACTGGCGCAGCTTTATTATGCAAATATATCGCTTACTTACTTTAATGGTGATGCTTTGATTGATTTGAAAAAGTGCATGAACCAGTTGCACGAAAAAGTTATCGTTGATACTGCTATCGATCCTGATAACCATTTTTATTGTAATTTCGGTCATTTGACTGGATATGGTGCAAAATATTATGGCTATCTGTGGTCAAAAGTATTTGCGAAAGATATTTTTGATCAAGTCAAAAAACATGGATTACTCAATTCTGAAGTTGGCCAAAAGTATGTGGCAGCTGTATTGAGCAAGGGTGGCAGTAAAGATCCAAATGAATTACTCAGAGATTTCTTAGGCCGTGAACCGAATCAAGACGCATTCTTGAGTGATTTGGGATTAAGATAGTAAACAATAGTGTTACAATAATTGTTTTTTTAAAGCCTCATTACTTTTCTTCTTCGTGTGGGGTGTTAAAAAAATACATATGCATTGTGTCGCCTTGATTTTGTTTTTCTGGTGGTTTGTTATGCTGGCGATAATCGGTTTGCTCAATGCGATTTTGTTTTTGTTTGCCCAGGTATACAGCGAATACCTGTTTTACTTCTTGGCGTAGGACAACATGACCATTTTTTATATCCTGCCATAAGTGATTAATGTTATACCACTGCGTACTGCGTACTTCGTCTGATTGTTCTTCAATCTCGCCACGCTTGTATTGCATAAGATAATAAATGTGTGCAGTACTGATTCCTTGATAAACATTAGTTCTATAAACAATTCCTAATGGGCAAAGAATATCTGCTATAATACCTGTTTCTTCTTCGACTTCACGTTTTGCTGCATGTTCGGGATTTTCTGCAAGTTCAACGCCACCACCTGGAACTTCAAAGCCTGTGTTGCGACTAATTGGTTTGGTGAGCAAAACATACACATTACCGTCATTATCTTTTTTTATTACCAAACCACCTGCGCCAAGGTTTGCCATGCCGTGTGGCGGTATATCAACACCGTTTTTATATACAAAACTAATATATGTTTGATCAATGTGATGTGTTTCAAAACCACATTCCTTGATGTACAGTACGTGTTGGCCAAGCGTGAGTGGTAGTTTCAGCCATATTGCACGCATGCCGGTTCTTGCAAGCAAAAGATTGAGCGTGTTTTTTATTTTAGTAATATCATCTGCTGATGTTATCTCTATGTGTGCACCAGCATATTCATCTTGGCAAAAAGGTAGATGATCAGGTTTTTTTTCTATATGGGTACATTGTACTGATGTGTATATAAGAATAAGTAATGATACTATATGAAAATATTTCATGATGACTCCCTTATTTGGATCATTTTTTACCAAATGACTACAATAAATGCCAGTTTTTTTTATTGATGCTACTGAAAAAAGCTTATGGATTTCCTATGCTACCAATAAATGAGTCATTAATTTAATAACAGCCTATAGTACATTCATTAACAATGCCTGGAAGCATATTAAAGGTTGATGCAGAAGGTTTTGGCACTTCTAAAATATGTGCAAGTGTGTTGGCAAATTGGGTTGTATATACTTTATCGTTGATAGTACGATTGCCAATTTTGTTTCGCTGATATAGAACGAGTGGGACATGCGTATCGTATTCATATGGGCTGCGATGTGCAGCGCCATTGGGATATTCGCTCGCAAAGCTATATGGGTATGGTTGAATAAAAATATAGCCACTTCTTTTTGGATATATTTGGTTTTTAAAGAGTGCTGCAATATCGGTGCATGCATATGCAGGATTTTCTAATTCATCGCGTGTCCAGACTTGTTTAATTGCTGGTTGCTCGAGTAAAAAATCTTTAATTTCCTTGATAAGTCTTTTTTTATCGCTTCGTTTTAGGGCGTGGAGTTTTTTTTCATTTAAAAAAAAGCAAGGCGATTTGAAATCATATATTAATTTTTCTATGCCAAAGTGTTGTTTAATGTGTTCATTAAGTTTTTTAACTTCTTTTGAATAGACAAATCTATGAGCATGGTGTATGCCGCGCTCTTTCATTAATTCAGGTATTGGTGCTGCTCCATGATCAGCTGTGAGTGCATATAATGTTAAGCGCTCATTTGTTTTTGTAGAAACCCAATGCATAAAAGATTTGAGTTGTTTATCAAGATGATAGAGGCAGTCAATAAGTTCTAAACTTTCCTGTCCATAGTTATGACCAATTTTGTCAGGTGTGCTAAGGCTAATCCACACAACGAGCGTGCTACTTTCTGTGCGGCGATAATGTATATCGATACATTTTTTTGCACAATCAAGCGTTAGTTGCATTGCTTCTGGTGTTTGCTGGAAATGCTCATACTCTTTACCAACTGGTATTGTTTTGCCTACCAACTGTTTACCGGCAGTAAATCGATAATCTTTTTCGTGGGTAAAGCGATATGCTGGATGATTTGGTCGTAATGCATATGGCCAATGTATTTTTCTGATTCCTCCAATGTTTTTATTGTTATTAAACACGGTTACCCATTCTGGTAATGTATTAAAATATGCTTTACTTGAGGTGAAGTTACCGCTTTCTTCATCAAACCATAATGCTTTGCCAAGTTTACCAGCACAAGCAATGGCAGCACGACTTTTGAGTGAAATTGAAAATACCATTTTAGGAGCATGTGGTTGCGAGGCGAGTATAATTTGATCAGAAATACCATCGACCATTATGTTTTTTGCGGATTTTCCATATGTATAGGGGCCAGTTGGGCCGAACACTGCCGCATGTTCTGCATGGTCATCATCACATTTTATACTTATGCCGTTTGTATCAAACCAGCGGTTGCCAATGATTCCGTGCTCTTTTGCAAAGGTACCAGTATTGAGCGCGGTATGTCCGGTTGCCGTTGCGGGCATTGCATGTGGATGATATGCATTAGTAAAGTTTAAACCATTTCTGAGTAAAAATTTTATACCACCTTCCATATATTTTTGTAGTTTTTGCATAGTACGGTAAGCAAATTGGTCAACTACAAAAATGATTACTAAATTTGGTGTTCGTTCTGCGTTGACTAGGTTACACTGTATAAAAAGTATGCTTGTGCAGAGGATAAGTTTTTGTATACGCTTCATTTTTTTCTCCGTATAGTTGAGAGTATTTGATACAAAAAATGTAGAGGTAAAAATGATTGGTTATCAAGAGTTTTAAGATGATTCGAAAACATAGAGGCATTGTATTGCGTCGTTATACACCAAGAAAATCAAAAATAATTGTTCTAGATAGAGAGCTTGGTAAAATTGAATCTATTCCACACGTAGATATATTGTGTCATGGTGCAGTGATAGAATATTTTCCTAAAAAAATGTGCCTTTTATACAAGCTAGAATCCTTTCAGCTTATTGTGGCTCCATTACATTTTGCTCGAGATCATATTCAATTTTTACATCATGTTTTAGAACTCACATATTATTTTGTACCACTTGATAGCCGTGTCCCAGAAATTTTTGACTTGCTGTTGTTTTTATATAGGATGAAAAATAGTTCGTGTACAGCCACATTTCAAAAACTTTTTGTGTGTAAATTTTTTGCGCTTTTGGGCTTTTTCCCGGAGAACAAAAAAATGAGGCAATCATATTTCCATCAATTGGTAGGAATATCTATTGACACTCTCGTACAACTATCCATAAATTTAGAGGTCGAATATGCACTACAACAATGGATATATAGCTGTGTGGCGCAGCATCCACGCGCACGTTTTTTTAAAACAATACATTGGTTAAAACCAGGTGAAATTCCATGAAAACATACAATATTGTTCTGTATACACTACTCTTTTTTGTCTCATCGCAAGTAAGTGCAGTATTGCCAGATCCAACACAGCAGGTAGCAGATACGAAAATTTTTACAACTGTTGTGGAAGATAAGCAAAAAAAGATAGAGTCGCTTAAAGAGAAAAACAATGAGCTGCAAGAAAAAAATGTTGCTTTTTTACGGGAAATAAAATCAAGCGCACAGGAAGTAAAAAGCAGTATTGTTGTCGTCAAAGGCGAGCTTACCCAAAATCCGCAAAACGAATTTGCCAATAGGCAGTTAGCCTTGCTCAATGAACGTGATCAAGTGCTAAAAGAAAAGCCACTTGTCTGGGAAAAAATAATCACACAAGTCGATAATCACATACGATACTTAACCGAATATTTGGAAGATCCAGATTTTAAAAAGTACAAAAATGATTTACTCAAAGATACCACAGCATATTCTTTTGAGTATTTTCAACAAGTACATCAATGGATGGTTGATCAAGAAAAAAAAGTTGCGGATCTTAAAGAAAAACTTAAAAATTCCTCTGTTGGGCTTGAAAGTCGTAAGCGTACGGCTATTGCAACGGTTGAAGCGCATGAAAAAAAGGCAAAAGAGTTTGGACAAGAGGGAAAAAGGGTTGTTTCAGGTTCATTTGTTTTTGATGCACAGCAACGAACGCGTTTATGGAAGTTGGAACAAGAGTTGTTTCAAGATAAAAAGCAGATTGATGAATTAAAAATTGAGGAGATAGAATATAAAATTGATATACTCAAGACAAAACAGCTTATTGCTCGTTTGCGCAGAGATATTATCAAAGAAGTGATAAGTACTGTAAAATCTGCAATACAAATTAGTGAAGCAGATGTTTCATTTGCACGTGATGAACTTGAGAAAAAAAAGCAGCAGTCTTTTGTAATCAGAAATCGATATCGGCAAGAAATAGAAAAGCTCACTTTGTTACAAAAAAAACAAGATCAGGCGCTTACTATTGCTAGCAAGCAGTATAATGTCGGCTTAGATAAAGAGCTTGATGATTGGAGCAAGGAGCCAAAAGAGACGGTGGCCGCATATTTGGGGCTGTATATTGTAGGGAATTTAAATGATCAAGTATTACTCATAAAGCGCAAAAAGGATTTGCTCAATGCTCAACTTGCACTTGAAGAAGAAAAAATGCGTTATCAAGGTATTATTATTGAGGCAAAAGACTCGTTTCGTAAAATAGTCTCAGGTGTTTCTTTTTCAGAAGAGCAGGTTACACAAGAGAAAAAAAAATATGATGGTCTAAAGGCAGAACTAAAGGCAACAGATGTGGATATTGCTGCACGACAAAGTAGTGCAATTGAATTGCTGACGCGTCAAAAACGTGCACTTGATGAGATCAAAAAAAAGAGAGAAGAATTACAAAAATCTATCAGTACAATGTTTCGGCACAATGCACGTGAATATAATCAGTGTATTGAGCTTATCAATAGTGCTCAAGAAAAAATACGTGCTCAAATTGACATAAGTAATAAGGTTGTTAGCACGTATGTTGATGTAACCAATACAATGGGAAAAACAACTCATCAAATTGATTTTATTACTTCAGAGCTTGCACGAGTACCAGTAGTTTGGCATCGTCCAGAATATGCAATTACGTGGGAAGGTATCAATAATATACCGGTAGATGTACAAGCATTTGTAGCTGATATTACTTCACATCTTATGCAGATTAATCTATCTGATATTGTTAAATCATTTGCAGTAATATATCAGCAACCAGGACGGATTTTTTGGTGGTTCATAAAACTGGCGGTTCTTATTTTATTTTTATTTATTTTTAAAATGTATCTTCCTACAATTATTAGCATATTATTTCGTGTACCGGAGATTGGTTGGGCAATTCGGACATCATGTCTACTATTAGCGGCACTACTTACATTTATTCAGCGTTATTTTCTTTGGTTTTTTTTATGGATTTTTTGTTTTG
It includes:
- a CDS encoding Zn-dependent oligopeptidase, with translation MSFHERLFFTFIVAVFFSAGMYCLQFDHHQPVLQEKSIIIEVKMLKDLIRLFPTSPQEIKDWVVQSKEEIHAIIDKIITIPDDKRTFQNTVKALDDIDLTGSNIVGSAVQILEMVSPDKEIRDAAHDAVIELQAFLVEHLSNNKVLYNAFKSYADGNAKNEQLTREHRYFLDEALRDWKRAGLELPDKQLAEVKELRKELAKLASEFDRNIAEDTPIITAKKDELAGLNDAFFAGIEQSEDGAYILPLNYPVYFAIVDECTVADTRKRAYKAFVNRAYPKNKDILQCIIARRFELAHKLGFSSYAELDLASQMVGSPQRAQQFMDELLEKVQIKGRKELATILSDLPESVIPTQDGRLNPWDTRFATKQYKKKHFNIDEQEIAQYFPMEKTIEGLFEVYKKFFSIDFKQITISGLWHSDVKGVEVLDKQGNTLGYLLLDLYPRPFKFSHACHAGIIPSTYIDGKPNIPAGLVIANFSKPTEDKPALLKKDQVSTFFHEFGHALHALLGRTTLAGHAGTKVKTDFVELPSQILEEWLLDKDILKMVSSHYQTGESLPDDLIDSIIAVKNFSVGNWALAQLYYANISLTYFNGDALIDLKKCMNQLHEKVIVDTAIDPDNHFYCNFGHLTGYGAKYYGYLWSKVFAKDIFDQVKKHGLLNSEVGQKYVAAVLSKGGSKDPNELLRDFLGREPNQDAFLSDLGLR
- a CDS encoding NUDIX domain-containing protein, which produces MKYFHIVSLLILIYTSVQCTHIEKKPDHLPFCQDEYAGAHIEITSADDITKIKNTLNLLLARTGMRAIWLKLPLTLGQHVLYIKECGFETHHIDQTYISFVYKNGVDIPPHGMANLGAGGLVIKKDNDGNVYVLLTKPISRNTGFEVPGGGVELAENPEHAAKREVEEETGIIADILCPLGIVYRTNVYQGISTAHIYYLMQYKRGEIEEQSDEVRSTQWYNINHLWQDIKNGHVVLRQEVKQVFAVYLGKQKQNRIEQTDYRQHNKPPEKQNQGDTMHMYFFNTPHEEEK
- a CDS encoding alkaline phosphatase family protein; the protein is MKRIQKLILCTSILFIQCNLVNAERTPNLVIIFVVDQFAYRTMQKLQKYMEGGIKFLLRNGLNFTNAYHPHAMPATATGHTALNTGTFAKEHGIIGNRWFDTNGISIKCDDDHAEHAAVFGPTGPYTYGKSAKNIMVDGISDQIILASQPHAPKMVFSISLKSRAAIACAGKLGKALWFDEESGNFTSSKAYFNTLPEWVTVFNNNKNIGGIRKIHWPYALRPNHPAYRFTHEKDYRFTAGKQLVGKTIPVGKEYEHFQQTPEAMQLTLDCAKKCIDIHYRRTESSTLVVWISLSTPDKIGHNYGQESLELIDCLYHLDKQLKSFMHWVSTKTNERLTLYALTADHGAAPIPELMKERGIHHAHRFVYSKEVKKLNEHIKQHFGIEKLIYDFKSPCFFLNEKKLHALKRSDKKRLIKEIKDFLLEQPAIKQVWTRDELENPAYACTDIAALFKNQIYPKRSGYIFIQPYPYSFASEYPNGAAHRSPYEYDTHVPLVLYQRNKIGNRTINDKVYTTQFANTLAHILEVPKPSASTFNMLPGIVNECTIGCY
- a CDS encoding mechanosensitive ion channel; the encoded protein is MKTYNIVLYTLLFFVSSQVSAVLPDPTQQVADTKIFTTVVEDKQKKIESLKEKNNELQEKNVAFLREIKSSAQEVKSSIVVVKGELTQNPQNEFANRQLALLNERDQVLKEKPLVWEKIITQVDNHIRYLTEYLEDPDFKKYKNDLLKDTTAYSFEYFQQVHQWMVDQEKKVADLKEKLKNSSVGLESRKRTAIATVEAHEKKAKEFGQEGKRVVSGSFVFDAQQRTRLWKLEQELFQDKKQIDELKIEEIEYKIDILKTKQLIARLRRDIIKEVISTVKSAIQISEADVSFARDELEKKKQQSFVIRNRYRQEIEKLTLLQKKQDQALTIASKQYNVGLDKELDDWSKEPKETVAAYLGLYIVGNLNDQVLLIKRKKDLLNAQLALEEEKMRYQGIIIEAKDSFRKIVSGVSFSEEQVTQEKKKYDGLKAELKATDVDIAARQSSAIELLTRQKRALDEIKKKREELQKSISTMFRHNAREYNQCIELINSAQEKIRAQIDISNKVVSTYVDVTNTMGKTTHQIDFITSELARVPVVWHRPEYAITWEGINNIPVDVQAFVADITSHLMQINLSDIVKSFAVIYQQPGRIFWWFIKLAVLILFLFIFKMYLPTIISILFRVPEIGWAIRTSCLLLAALLTFIQRYFLWFFLWIFCFAALFFYTFANPYVYVFFYLVTIVYLLYFAYRFIIHIALFNKKHDYVFWTSAFDQRFVFILSTLLYATIIILFFRQAFILGNYRRSELPTILLAINFIIFQISLIALIAKELILSIIPTKTECWRFIHSYIDRYYYLILMLVIAIIVMSNPYVGFGRLVLYLLIRIIYTILICIGLFWLHLLFKKVTSHIFFSHEQETAKERFAQSKTWYGLSVIGIFLAFIFIGVLLIAKVWSWPEVLNNITNWEDFIGLLKTPFMLEKTENPISFYSVLHILSFIVSGTFVAFAVNYFVLGRIYDILAVDSGVRNTVSSLIRYLIITTAIILGFKAVGLVSLVTYIVGALIIGIGWVIKDPIGDVLAYFIILVQRPVKIGDYVQLDNDTNGVVRKITPRSVVIRKKNSNTIIIPNNHVISRPITNWNYVRGFAAFDDIIITISYDADPTETRNLLLKILDENNYILRHPKPVVRLDNFAEYGYEFMVRGYVSSNYVLDMWDIASDIRLAIVKGLKENDIKIAVPIRLLYDKKNSMPKE